Proteins encoded within one genomic window of Panicum virgatum strain AP13 chromosome 1N, P.virgatum_v5, whole genome shotgun sequence:
- the LOC120655730 gene encoding zinc finger BED domain-containing protein RICESLEEPER 1-like isoform X4, whose translation MEAHGIVGSSDNTEERENSSTSLCSEGVNLKLHECDSSYKFLPSKEDWQHIQCVADCLKVFYEVTKRVSGTKYPTLSLYFNDFCGIYLLLREWQFNVDTFVASMAVPMVDKFEKYWDIANKLLEIAIILDSRYKMKSIEYYYKLLYDPFVADLRIESARKSFLELFNEYASQPSQASSDGNSSRNLEAAIPSSTQSSSSLFAIRLGLENFIYESNSSHHSKSELEIYLEDPSSPGIGNCSFDILAWWRVNGPKYPIISRMARDVLSVPLSTVAFESIFSSAKRILDDYRCNLLPETIEAIMCSHDWLKGRIPGVLKVTYLLLNQLYQQKVKKIKMMTIKDKVPIKICRSLSALLVVWNRDVLFYICQCPLVVISPAILVCCYHPYEGVY comes from the exons ATGGAAGCTCATGGGATTGTTGGAAGCTCGGACAACACAGAAGAGAGGGAAAATAGCTCAACTAGCTTATGCTCTGAAGGTGTCAACCTCAA ATTGCATGAATGCGATAGCTCATACAAGTTCTTACCTTCGAAGGAGGACTGGCAGCATATTCAGTGTGTAGCAGATTGCCTGAAGGTCTTTTATGAGGTTACAAAAAGAGTTTCAGGTACAAAATATCCCACTTTAAGTCTGTACTTTAATGATTTTTGTGGAATTTATCTTCTCCTCCGTGAGTGGCAGTTCAATGTTGACACATTTGTTGCATCGATGGCTGTACCAATGGTGGATAAGTTTGAGAAATATTGGGACATTGCAAATAAATTATTAGAAATTGCAATAATTCTTGACTCCCgctacaaaatgaaatccattGAGTACTACTATAAATTGCTTTATGATCCATTTGTGGCTGATCTGAGAATTGAATCTGCAAGAAAATCATTCCTTGAGTTGTTTAATGAATATGCAAGTCAACCCTCCCAAGCATCATCAGATGGTAACTCATCAAGGAATCTTGAGGCAGCAATACCTAGTTCAACACAGTCATCATCTAGTTTGTTTGCAATCAGATTGGGACTAGAGAATTTTATATATGAGAGCAATTCAAGTCATCATAGTAAATCAGAGTTGGAGATCTATCTTGAAGACCCATCCTCTCCTGGAATTGGTAATTGTTCTTTTGATATTCTGGCTTGGTGGAGGGTTAATGGCCCAAAATATCCAATCATTTCTCGGATGGCTCGTGATGTATTGAGTGTTCCACTTTCAACCGTGGCCTTTGAGTCAATTTTCAGTTCCGCTAAGCGGATACTTGATGACTATCGCTGTAACCTGCTCCCGGAAACAATTGAGGCTATAATGTGTTCACATGATTGGCTCAAGGGTCGCATACCAG GGGTGTTGAAGGTGACGTACCTACTTCTGAATCAACTCTACCAACAAAAAGTCAAGAAGATCAAAATGATGACGATTAAG GACAAGGTTCCCATAAAGATTTGCAGGTCTCTAAGTGCTTtgctggtggtgtggaacaga GATGTCCTGTTTTACATCTGCCAGTGTCCCCTTGTAGTTATTTCCCCAGCGATCTTAGTCTGTTGTTATCATCCCTATGAAGGTGTATATTGA
- the LOC120655730 gene encoding zinc finger BED domain-containing protein RICESLEEPER 1-like isoform X3 encodes MEAHGIVGSSDNTEERENSSTSLCSEGVNLKLHECDSSYKFLPSKEDWQHIQCVADCLKVFYEVTKRVSGTKYPTLSLYFNDFCGIYLLLREWQFNVDTFVASMAVPMVDKFEKYWDIANKLLEIAIILDSRYKMKSIEYYYKLLYDPFVADLRIESARKSFLELFNEYASQPSQASSDGNSSRNLEAAIPSSTQSSSSLFAIRLGLENFIYESNSSHHSKSELEIYLEDPSSPGIGNCSFDILAWWRVNGPKYPIISRMARDVLSVPLSTVAFESIFSSAKRILDDYRCNLLPETIEAIMCSHDWLKGRIPGVLKVTYLLLNQLYQQKVKKIKMMTIKEQDKVPIKICRSLSALLVVWNRDVLFYICQCPLVVISPAILVCCYHPYEGVY; translated from the exons ATGGAAGCTCATGGGATTGTTGGAAGCTCGGACAACACAGAAGAGAGGGAAAATAGCTCAACTAGCTTATGCTCTGAAGGTGTCAACCTCAA ATTGCATGAATGCGATAGCTCATACAAGTTCTTACCTTCGAAGGAGGACTGGCAGCATATTCAGTGTGTAGCAGATTGCCTGAAGGTCTTTTATGAGGTTACAAAAAGAGTTTCAGGTACAAAATATCCCACTTTAAGTCTGTACTTTAATGATTTTTGTGGAATTTATCTTCTCCTCCGTGAGTGGCAGTTCAATGTTGACACATTTGTTGCATCGATGGCTGTACCAATGGTGGATAAGTTTGAGAAATATTGGGACATTGCAAATAAATTATTAGAAATTGCAATAATTCTTGACTCCCgctacaaaatgaaatccattGAGTACTACTATAAATTGCTTTATGATCCATTTGTGGCTGATCTGAGAATTGAATCTGCAAGAAAATCATTCCTTGAGTTGTTTAATGAATATGCAAGTCAACCCTCCCAAGCATCATCAGATGGTAACTCATCAAGGAATCTTGAGGCAGCAATACCTAGTTCAACACAGTCATCATCTAGTTTGTTTGCAATCAGATTGGGACTAGAGAATTTTATATATGAGAGCAATTCAAGTCATCATAGTAAATCAGAGTTGGAGATCTATCTTGAAGACCCATCCTCTCCTGGAATTGGTAATTGTTCTTTTGATATTCTGGCTTGGTGGAGGGTTAATGGCCCAAAATATCCAATCATTTCTCGGATGGCTCGTGATGTATTGAGTGTTCCACTTTCAACCGTGGCCTTTGAGTCAATTTTCAGTTCCGCTAAGCGGATACTTGATGACTATCGCTGTAACCTGCTCCCGGAAACAATTGAGGCTATAATGTGTTCACATGATTGGCTCAAGGGTCGCATACCAG GGGTGTTGAAGGTGACGTACCTACTTCTGAATCAACTCTACCAACAAAAAGTCAAGAAGATCAAAATGATGACGATTAAG GAGCAGGACAAGGTTCCCATAAAGATTTGCAGGTCTCTAAGTGCTTtgctggtggtgtggaacaga GATGTCCTGTTTTACATCTGCCAGTGTCCCCTTGTAGTTATTTCCCCAGCGATCTTAGTCTGTTGTTATCATCCCTATGAAGGTGTATATTGA
- the LOC120655730 gene encoding zinc finger BED domain-containing protein RICESLEEPER 1-like isoform X1, whose translation MEAHGIVGSSDNTEERENSSTSLCSEGVNLKLHECDSSYKFLPSKEDWQHIQCVADCLKVFYEVTKRVSGTKYPTLSLYFNDFCGIYLLLREWQFNVDTFVASMAVPMVDKFEKYWDIANKLLEIAIILDSRYKMKSIEYYYKLLYDPFVADLRIESARKSFLELFNEYASQPSQASSDGNSSRNLEAAIPSSTQSSSSLFAIRLGLENFIYESNSSHHSKSELEIYLEDPSSPGIGNCSFDILAWWRVNGPKYPIISRMARDVLSVPLSTVAFESIFSSAKRILDDYRCNLLPETIEAIMCSHDWLKGRIPGVLKVTYLLLNQLYQQKVKKIKMMTIKEQDKVPIKICRSLSALLVVWNRVQTYFYVIVYSINGIKGLVNAHIMIVHFRMSCFTSASVPL comes from the exons ATGGAAGCTCATGGGATTGTTGGAAGCTCGGACAACACAGAAGAGAGGGAAAATAGCTCAACTAGCTTATGCTCTGAAGGTGTCAACCTCAA ATTGCATGAATGCGATAGCTCATACAAGTTCTTACCTTCGAAGGAGGACTGGCAGCATATTCAGTGTGTAGCAGATTGCCTGAAGGTCTTTTATGAGGTTACAAAAAGAGTTTCAGGTACAAAATATCCCACTTTAAGTCTGTACTTTAATGATTTTTGTGGAATTTATCTTCTCCTCCGTGAGTGGCAGTTCAATGTTGACACATTTGTTGCATCGATGGCTGTACCAATGGTGGATAAGTTTGAGAAATATTGGGACATTGCAAATAAATTATTAGAAATTGCAATAATTCTTGACTCCCgctacaaaatgaaatccattGAGTACTACTATAAATTGCTTTATGATCCATTTGTGGCTGATCTGAGAATTGAATCTGCAAGAAAATCATTCCTTGAGTTGTTTAATGAATATGCAAGTCAACCCTCCCAAGCATCATCAGATGGTAACTCATCAAGGAATCTTGAGGCAGCAATACCTAGTTCAACACAGTCATCATCTAGTTTGTTTGCAATCAGATTGGGACTAGAGAATTTTATATATGAGAGCAATTCAAGTCATCATAGTAAATCAGAGTTGGAGATCTATCTTGAAGACCCATCCTCTCCTGGAATTGGTAATTGTTCTTTTGATATTCTGGCTTGGTGGAGGGTTAATGGCCCAAAATATCCAATCATTTCTCGGATGGCTCGTGATGTATTGAGTGTTCCACTTTCAACCGTGGCCTTTGAGTCAATTTTCAGTTCCGCTAAGCGGATACTTGATGACTATCGCTGTAACCTGCTCCCGGAAACAATTGAGGCTATAATGTGTTCACATGATTGGCTCAAGGGTCGCATACCAG GGGTGTTGAAGGTGACGTACCTACTTCTGAATCAACTCTACCAACAAAAAGTCAAGAAGATCAAAATGATGACGATTAAG GAGCAGGACAAGGTTCCCATAAAGATTTGCAGGTCTCTAAGTGCTTtgctggtggtgtggaacagaGTACAAACTTATTTTTATGTTATCGTGTACTCTATTAATGGGATCAAAGGATTGGTCAATGCTCATATTATGATTGTACATTTCAGGATGTCCTGTTTTACATCTGCCAGTGTCCCCTTGTAG
- the LOC120655730 gene encoding zinc finger BED domain-containing protein RICESLEEPER 1-like isoform X2: protein MEAHGIVGSSDNTEERENSSTSLCSEGVNLKLHECDSSYKFLPSKEDWQHIQCVADCLKVFYEVTKRVSGTKYPTLSLYFNDFCGIYLLLREWQFNVDTFVASMAVPMVDKFEKYWDIANKLLEIAIILDSRYKMKSIEYYYKLLYDPFVADLRIESARKSFLELFNEYASQPSQASSDGNSSRNLEAAIPSSTQSSSSLFAIRLGLENFIYESNSSHHSKSELEIYLEDPSSPGIGNCSFDILAWWRVNGPKYPIISRMARDVLSVPLSTVAFESIFSSAKRILDDYRCNLLPETIEAIMCSHDWLKGRIPGVLKVTYLLLNQLYQQKVKKIKMMTIKDKVPIKICRSLSALLVVWNRVQTYFYVIVYSINGIKGLVNAHIMIVHFRMSCFTSASVPL from the exons ATGGAAGCTCATGGGATTGTTGGAAGCTCGGACAACACAGAAGAGAGGGAAAATAGCTCAACTAGCTTATGCTCTGAAGGTGTCAACCTCAA ATTGCATGAATGCGATAGCTCATACAAGTTCTTACCTTCGAAGGAGGACTGGCAGCATATTCAGTGTGTAGCAGATTGCCTGAAGGTCTTTTATGAGGTTACAAAAAGAGTTTCAGGTACAAAATATCCCACTTTAAGTCTGTACTTTAATGATTTTTGTGGAATTTATCTTCTCCTCCGTGAGTGGCAGTTCAATGTTGACACATTTGTTGCATCGATGGCTGTACCAATGGTGGATAAGTTTGAGAAATATTGGGACATTGCAAATAAATTATTAGAAATTGCAATAATTCTTGACTCCCgctacaaaatgaaatccattGAGTACTACTATAAATTGCTTTATGATCCATTTGTGGCTGATCTGAGAATTGAATCTGCAAGAAAATCATTCCTTGAGTTGTTTAATGAATATGCAAGTCAACCCTCCCAAGCATCATCAGATGGTAACTCATCAAGGAATCTTGAGGCAGCAATACCTAGTTCAACACAGTCATCATCTAGTTTGTTTGCAATCAGATTGGGACTAGAGAATTTTATATATGAGAGCAATTCAAGTCATCATAGTAAATCAGAGTTGGAGATCTATCTTGAAGACCCATCCTCTCCTGGAATTGGTAATTGTTCTTTTGATATTCTGGCTTGGTGGAGGGTTAATGGCCCAAAATATCCAATCATTTCTCGGATGGCTCGTGATGTATTGAGTGTTCCACTTTCAACCGTGGCCTTTGAGTCAATTTTCAGTTCCGCTAAGCGGATACTTGATGACTATCGCTGTAACCTGCTCCCGGAAACAATTGAGGCTATAATGTGTTCACATGATTGGCTCAAGGGTCGCATACCAG GGGTGTTGAAGGTGACGTACCTACTTCTGAATCAACTCTACCAACAAAAAGTCAAGAAGATCAAAATGATGACGATTAAG GACAAGGTTCCCATAAAGATTTGCAGGTCTCTAAGTGCTTtgctggtggtgtggaacagaGTACAAACTTATTTTTATGTTATCGTGTACTCTATTAATGGGATCAAAGGATTGGTCAATGCTCATATTATGATTGTACATTTCAGGATGTCCTGTTTTACATCTGCCAGTGTCCCCTTGTAG